Proteins encoded together in one Psychrobacter sp. 28M-43 window:
- a CDS encoding ABC transporter permease has product MNSKPTDNKSPDTKKTDTSMHQESSYPSSILSQLFTRTLGFQTLGSQALSRSWWQHWVYPVLFLLTLTLSLATYLTLDSVQQSVDSYINDNQRALVGGDLILNSKQDWPSEVLSQVETLPDTQTVYDYQFSAMLVNDEQTLLASVKAVSPSYPLYGTAELASGQPLWDQLTSDSVIVAPEVLSSLQADVGDRITIGDAQFTISDVLTKEPDRPLTTFGFGGRVLMKQDALPATNLLGQRSRINYRIEMAGDPELITTQRDALTDILTNYPDIELSDAESADTSVSRISDNVLMFLKLLVIAVLLLSAVAMYGVISAFVSKQQSNNAIRLALGEPLGSLKRSYYQLLIVTTVIACIAAVALSLGLLKIGQPYLVAILPADVGLAINPISAIKTIVIALALTLLIAQRGLSALNTTKPATLLNQGASTQTQNLPWYRRVPLLWYGLVLAGLYAFFAYEVGSLSLGAQLLGGLIGFVAIFWLLARGWLWLLNKLASNTKVSWMQRIAIHNLARKGNQSALFFVTLSLSVAVLTLITTLNHSINAQFINAYPEDAPNLFLLDVQSEQHDDIDAIIEAPVTYYPVIRARVETANNVAAKDIEPADGFDDPTRVFNLSYADTVMETEYITESLTDDALYTPIDATNEQIKPLSILDTAASMLNVGMGDQVRFNIQGIEIIGQITSIRKRYERGPSPYFYFLFEPSVLSAAPQIQFATAHVSEDAIPELQGKLVREFPAVTTIDGTAIAKQIQELVVQMSRLVYVFTLLALLTGVMVLISSLLSTSQDRMKDSASFRLLGMQKRDLYMLNILELGVLGISAATFAVVIASVGAWAAITQWFNLQFSVPWTSLAIGGVALIVLLFAIAVIYVRLVIGRGIMARVRAMI; this is encoded by the coding sequence ATGAATAGTAAGCCCACAGACAACAAATCGCCTGATACAAAAAAGACTGATACCAGTATGCATCAAGAGTCCAGTTATCCTAGCAGCATCCTTAGTCAACTATTTACCCGTACTCTAGGTTTTCAAACTCTAGGCTCGCAAGCACTCAGCCGTAGCTGGTGGCAGCACTGGGTGTATCCCGTGTTGTTTCTACTGACCTTGACCTTGTCACTTGCAACCTACTTGACTCTCGACTCGGTGCAGCAGTCTGTCGATAGTTATATCAATGACAATCAGCGCGCGCTCGTTGGTGGGGATCTAATCCTAAACAGTAAGCAAGACTGGCCAAGCGAAGTATTGTCACAGGTAGAAACTCTCCCTGATACACAGACGGTGTATGACTATCAGTTTAGCGCCATGCTGGTCAATGATGAGCAAACCTTGCTTGCCAGCGTCAAAGCCGTCTCGCCGTCGTATCCCTTATACGGCACAGCGGAGCTTGCCTCAGGACAGCCGCTGTGGGATCAGCTAACATCTGACAGTGTGATCGTCGCGCCAGAAGTGCTCAGTAGTCTACAGGCTGATGTCGGCGACCGTATCACCATTGGCGATGCGCAATTTACGATCAGTGATGTACTGACCAAAGAGCCTGACCGTCCGCTGACTACCTTTGGTTTTGGTGGGCGTGTGTTGATGAAACAAGATGCACTTCCGGCGACCAACCTATTGGGTCAACGTAGCCGCATAAACTATCGTATTGAGATGGCAGGCGACCCAGAGCTGATAACCACGCAGCGTGATGCGCTTACAGATATCCTGACCAACTATCCTGATATCGAGCTATCTGATGCAGAGTCTGCAGATACCTCGGTCTCGCGCATCTCTGACAATGTGCTGATGTTCTTAAAACTGCTAGTCATCGCGGTGTTGCTACTATCTGCGGTCGCCATGTACGGTGTCATTAGTGCGTTTGTCAGTAAGCAGCAGTCCAATAATGCCATTCGATTGGCGTTAGGCGAGCCGCTTGGCTCACTCAAACGTAGCTATTATCAGCTGCTTATTGTCACGACTGTCATTGCTTGTATCGCAGCGGTTGCCCTTAGTCTGGGCTTGCTCAAAATAGGTCAGCCGTATCTGGTGGCTATCTTGCCTGCTGATGTGGGTCTCGCCATCAATCCAATCAGTGCGATCAAAACTATTGTAATTGCTTTAGCCTTGACGCTACTGATTGCACAGCGTGGTTTAAGCGCACTTAACACGACCAAACCGGCTACCCTACTCAATCAAGGGGCGAGCACGCAAACGCAAAACTTGCCGTGGTATCGACGCGTGCCGCTACTATGGTATGGCTTGGTGCTGGCAGGACTGTATGCCTTCTTTGCCTATGAAGTTGGCTCACTGTCATTAGGCGCACAGCTATTGGGCGGCTTGATTGGCTTTGTGGCGATATTTTGGCTATTGGCGCGTGGGTGGCTATGGCTGCTTAATAAGTTAGCGAGCAATACCAAGGTCAGTTGGATGCAGCGTATCGCCATTCATAACCTCGCGCGTAAAGGCAACCAATCAGCGTTGTTCTTTGTCACCTTATCGCTATCGGTGGCGGTGCTGACGCTTATCACCACGCTCAATCACAGTATCAATGCGCAGTTTATCAATGCCTATCCTGAAGACGCGCCCAATCTGTTTTTACTCGATGTACAAAGCGAACAACATGACGATATTGATGCGATCATTGAGGCACCCGTCACTTATTATCCCGTCATTCGTGCCCGTGTGGAGACGGCCAATAATGTGGCGGCAAAAGACATCGAGCCTGCTGATGGCTTTGATGATCCTACGCGTGTCTTTAACTTAAGCTATGCAGATACGGTCATGGAGACCGAATACATCACTGAATCGCTCACAGATGACGCGCTATACACCCCTATCGATGCGACAAATGAGCAAATCAAACCCTTGTCTATCTTGGACACTGCCGCCAGTATGCTTAATGTTGGCATGGGCGATCAGGTACGTTTTAACATTCAAGGTATCGAAATCATCGGGCAGATTACCAGTATTCGCAAGCGCTATGAGCGTGGCCCAAGTCCGTATTTCTATTTCTTATTTGAGCCGTCCGTGCTGTCCGCTGCCCCGCAGATTCAGTTTGCCACTGCCCACGTATCAGAAGACGCCATTCCAGAACTACAAGGCAAACTGGTACGCGAGTTCCCTGCGGTAACCACAATCGATGGGACTGCTATTGCGAAGCAAATCCAAGAGCTGGTGGTACAAATGAGCCGCTTAGTCTATGTGTTCACCTTGCTTGCCCTGCTCACTGGAGTCATGGTGCTGATCAGCTCGCTGTTGTCTACTTCGCAAGATCGTATGAAAGACAGCGCGTCATTTAGACTGCTCGGTATGCAAAAGCGCGACTTATATATGCTCAATATCTTAGAGTTGGGCGTGCTTGGGATTAGCGCGGCGACGTTTGCCGTGGTCATTGCTAGCGTTGGTGCATGGGCGGCAATCACTCAGTGGTTTAATCTACAGTTTAGTGTGCCGTGGACGAGCTTGGCGATTGGCGGTGTGGCGTTAATCGTATTGCTGTTTGCCATTGCCGTTATTTATGTGAGATTAGTGATTGGACGCGGAATTATGGCAAGGGTCAGGGCGATGATTTAA
- a CDS encoding ABC transporter ATP-binding protein produces MTSSSSTATATPQADAKTQALLTASQLNKTVQVGEQKLSIIKDVDIYVNAGEFVVIMGKSGSGKSTLLGLLAALDYPDSGTVSLAGQMLSSLDEDALAVIRQQDMGFVFQSFHLLPTLTVAENIAFPLDIARRPNPSRVDELIDAVDLGHRRNSLPNQLSGGEQQRTAVARALVSHPKIVFADEPTGNLDEQNADQVMQLLLDLRQQVGSALVVVTHDPALAEMADRVITMHDGRIVPT; encoded by the coding sequence ATGACATCATCATCTTCGACTGCCACAGCAACGCCACAAGCAGATGCTAAGACACAAGCTCTACTGACCGCCTCACAGTTAAATAAAACCGTGCAAGTCGGTGAGCAAAAGCTGTCCATCATCAAAGACGTAGATATTTATGTCAACGCTGGCGAGTTTGTGGTCATCATGGGTAAATCAGGCTCAGGTAAATCTACTTTGTTAGGTTTACTCGCAGCATTAGACTATCCCGATAGCGGTACGGTATCGCTGGCAGGTCAAATGCTCAGTAGTCTGGACGAGGATGCTCTGGCGGTGATACGTCAACAGGATATGGGCTTTGTCTTTCAGTCATTTCATCTACTGCCCACACTAACCGTCGCTGAAAATATTGCCTTTCCACTTGATATTGCCAGACGTCCAAACCCATCACGCGTAGACGAGCTGATAGATGCGGTCGACTTAGGTCATAGACGTAACAGCTTACCCAATCAATTATCAGGTGGTGAGCAGCAGCGTACAGCGGTGGCGCGAGCACTGGTATCGCATCCAAAGATTGTGTTTGCTGATGAGCCAACGGGCAACTTAGATGAGCAAAATGCCGATCAAGTTATGCAGCTGCTATTGGACTTACGCCAACAGGTTGGCTCGGCACTGGTGGTCGTGACTCATGACCCTGCACTTGCCGAGATGGCAGATCGCGTCATCACCATGCATGACGGCCGCATTGTACCTACATGA
- a CDS encoding arylesterase, producing MNFPSRFAQRLPAIAMLAAVMAISGCQKEAETTSADDTQSTSTEATNSQASTAPVATETSATTDQQVKSSSLTILALGDSLTEGLGVDKDDNYPAQLEDRLQEMGYANAKVINSGLSGETSTGLVNRLDWVSQTKPDITILTIGANDAIRGIDVATIEANIRTAVKHLQDNGSVVILGGMSIYDNLGSEYVAAFSDIYPRIAKDMNLTLIPFFLEGVGGDRELNQADAIHPTKEGYEIIVNNNILPILEPKLNELEELKTTGTDKTAATAQDNTTKNKTNETT from the coding sequence ATGAATTTTCCCTCTCGTTTTGCTCAGCGCTTGCCTGCTATCGCCATGCTCGCAGCTGTAATGGCTATCAGTGGCTGTCAAAAAGAGGCCGAAACCACATCTGCTGATGACACGCAGAGTACCAGTACTGAAGCGACTAACAGTCAAGCCAGCACTGCTCCAGTAGCCACTGAAACCTCAGCAACAACTGATCAACAGGTCAAATCCTCATCACTTACTATTCTAGCGCTTGGTGACTCACTGACAGAAGGTCTGGGAGTGGACAAAGACGACAACTATCCTGCTCAGTTAGAAGATCGTCTGCAAGAGATGGGCTATGCTAACGCCAAAGTTATCAACTCAGGTCTAAGCGGTGAGACCAGTACTGGTCTGGTCAATCGATTGGACTGGGTATCGCAAACCAAACCTGACATCACCATATTGACCATCGGTGCTAACGATGCGATACGCGGTATCGATGTGGCGACCATTGAAGCCAATATCCGTACTGCGGTTAAGCATCTGCAGGACAATGGCAGTGTCGTCATCTTAGGAGGTATGTCGATCTATGACAATCTAGGCAGTGAATACGTTGCGGCATTCTCAGACATTTATCCTCGTATTGCTAAAGACATGAATCTGACGCTTATTCCGTTTTTCTTAGAGGGTGTCGGCGGTGACCGAGAGCTTAACCAAGCAGATGCGATTCATCCGACTAAAGAAGGCTACGAGATTATCGTTAACAACAATATCTTGCCTATTCTAGAGCCGAAATTAAATGAACTAGAAGAGCTAAAAACAACCGGTACAGATAAAACAGCTGCAACGGCTCAAGACAATACGACAAAAAATAAGACAAACGAGACTACTTAA